Proteins encoded within one genomic window of Paraglaciecola psychrophila 170:
- a CDS encoding helix-turn-helix domain-containing protein yields the protein MLYCLDSFTLGQSKSVPESSFLSQQHPQSIHDHGLTMLTSILAAAGLSLPVVLADLGLQDNGSLSIVDFLRILESFSIELRDESLHMSKRPLLPGTNDHVLANLSRCETLLDALQQLASSYNFIHGGAYNRVEVKDREVVYVIDDHDFPYLDDSSSEHIRFNLECVLLYVHGVICSLSHPQQADLIKVQSRIPSKQQSLLLAAFPNLPIRHTASCYALHYPVELAKIKLCSEQNIPLTSAQVYSGLQQYLLVEPDSHENLLTKVRSALKAGLHSQEAVADCLGCSVATLRRKLADCNSSFRKAREKFLNQEAKILLSQQMNLDDIAHKLGFSDSRSFNRAFKAWNGMTPRDFVDNQ from the coding sequence ATGCTCTATTGCCTTGACTCTTTTACTCTCGGACAAAGCAAATCGGTGCCTGAATCATCCTTTCTGTCACAGCAGCATCCTCAGTCAATCCATGATCATGGCCTGACGATGCTGACGTCAATTTTGGCCGCTGCTGGTTTGTCATTGCCAGTTGTCTTGGCCGATTTAGGTTTGCAAGACAACGGCAGTCTTAGCATTGTGGATTTTCTAAGAATACTAGAATCCTTCTCCATTGAGCTGCGTGATGAGTCATTGCATATGTCTAAGCGCCCTCTATTGCCGGGCACTAATGATCATGTATTGGCCAATTTAAGTCGTTGCGAAACCTTGCTGGACGCTCTGCAACAACTGGCGAGCTCTTATAATTTTATTCATGGCGGCGCCTATAACAGGGTGGAAGTAAAGGATCGTGAAGTAGTCTATGTCATAGATGACCATGATTTCCCTTACTTGGATGACAGCAGCAGCGAACATATTCGTTTCAATCTAGAATGTGTATTATTGTATGTGCATGGTGTGATCTGTAGTCTTTCCCATCCTCAGCAAGCGGACTTAATTAAGGTGCAGAGTAGGATCCCGAGTAAGCAGCAATCCCTGTTGCTGGCAGCATTTCCTAATCTGCCCATCCGCCACACTGCCTCATGTTACGCGCTGCATTATCCCGTCGAGTTGGCTAAAATAAAACTGTGCAGCGAGCAAAATATCCCTCTCACTTCAGCCCAAGTCTATAGTGGGTTACAGCAATATTTGTTAGTTGAACCTGATAGTCATGAAAACTTGCTGACCAAAGTGAGATCAGCATTAAAAGCCGGTTTACACAGCCAGGAAGCGGTGGCAGATTGTCTGGGGTGCAGTGTTGCGACACTGCGTCGCAAATTGGCTGACTGCAACAGCAGTTTTAGAAAAGCTCGCGAAAAATTCTTGAACCAGGAAGCGAAAATACTACTGTCGCAACAAATGAACCTGGATGATATTGCCCATAAACTGGGTTTTTCCGATTCTAGGAGCTTTAATCGGGCTTTCAAGGCTTGGAATGGCATGACGCCCAGAGATTTCGTTGACAACCAATAA
- a CDS encoding hydrolase, producing the protein MNSEPQTNQNVRYGEIVESDFRPPWWAKNRHMQTIFPRFIQKRAKLDYRKEKLVLPDGDFVNLIWAGNVQKSSGLIAMFHGLEGSIRSHYSNDMAANFVKQGYAVVLMHFRGCGGEQNATPRAYHSGETEDAWYVLNWLEQKFPETSKAAMGFSLGANMLLKLLSEQPKQKIVKAAMAVSTPFNLALCANSINQGFSKVYQAYLLKSMVNNLLIKMRNMDYGKLLKVTESQIKQFKSFRDFDEHITAPLHGFVDADDYYNKCSSQNFLKGITTPTLIVHAKDDPFMHESIVPDIDAISPNVCLEVSENGGHVGFLQGTPWRPKIWMQQRANTFFQPFIAGKATHLFTGNPQ; encoded by the coding sequence ATGAACTCAGAGCCCCAAACCAATCAAAATGTTCGTTATGGTGAAATAGTTGAAAGTGATTTTAGGCCTCCTTGGTGGGCTAAAAATAGACACATGCAAACTATTTTCCCGCGTTTTATACAAAAACGCGCCAAGCTTGATTATCGTAAGGAAAAGTTAGTTTTACCTGATGGTGATTTCGTCAATTTAATTTGGGCCGGTAATGTACAAAAATCATCAGGCTTAATTGCTATGTTCCATGGTTTGGAGGGTTCAATTCGCTCGCATTATAGCAACGACATGGCGGCGAACTTTGTTAAGCAGGGCTACGCAGTGGTGTTAATGCATTTTCGTGGTTGTGGCGGTGAACAAAACGCCACACCAAGAGCCTATCACTCAGGCGAAACAGAAGATGCTTGGTATGTTTTGAATTGGCTTGAGCAGAAATTTCCTGAAACAAGCAAAGCGGCAATGGGTTTCTCTCTTGGTGCTAATATGCTGCTCAAACTCTTGAGTGAACAACCTAAGCAGAAGATTGTAAAAGCGGCAATGGCTGTGTCTACACCGTTCAACTTGGCTCTGTGTGCGAATAGTATTAACCAAGGATTCTCTAAGGTTTACCAAGCTTATTTGTTAAAAAGCATGGTAAACAATCTGTTGATTAAAATGCGAAATATGGATTATGGCAAGTTACTCAAAGTAACAGAGTCACAGATTAAGCAGTTTAAAAGCTTTCGAGATTTTGATGAGCATATCACCGCGCCACTGCACGGTTTTGTAGATGCTGATGATTATTATAATAAATGCAGTTCACAAAATTTTCTTAAAGGCATCACCACACCTACGCTAATCGTTCATGCCAAAGACGATCCTTTCATGCACGAGAGCATCGTGCCCGATATCGATGCTATATCGCCAAATGTATGCCTTGAAGTGAGCGAGAACGGTGGCCATGTTGGGTTTCTTCAGGGTACACCATGGCGCCCTAAAATCTGGATGCAGCAAAGGGCCAATACTTTTTTTCAGCCTTTTATTGCTGGCAAGGCAACTCATTTATTTACAGGTAATCCCCAATGA
- a CDS encoding YheU family protein encodes MIIPITDLTEDVLLNIIEGFVLREGTEYGEADVSLSEKVQQVLAQLRLGDVLLVYSELHETVNIIPKQQLGEFELSENVQQ; translated from the coding sequence ATGATCATCCCAATTACAGACTTAACCGAAGACGTTTTATTGAATATTATTGAAGGTTTTGTCTTACGTGAAGGCACCGAATATGGTGAAGCTGACGTGTCACTGTCAGAAAAAGTGCAGCAAGTGCTGGCGCAGTTAAGGTTAGGTGATGTGCTGTTGGTTTATTCTGAATTACACGAAACAGTAAACATCATCCCCAAGCAACAGCTCGGGGAATTTGAATTGTCAGAGAATGTGCAACAATAG
- a CDS encoding YceI family protein → MKSLLLSTIFISLFLFCSAANAHWMLVKDESSLSFVSTKNQHISEVQQFRTLNAEFGPEGKLQVEIELGSIDSGIEIRDTRMREKLFLVDKFPTAKLTAQLPDSVLTLAKGNSVLVTLPAELSIMGISKTISATVQVTRKADDGIVATSTQPILISATDFGLTSGIEILQTLAGLSGIGLTVPVNFNLVFLAH, encoded by the coding sequence ATGAAATCTTTATTACTAAGCACTATTTTTATCAGTTTATTTTTATTCTGTTCAGCAGCAAACGCCCATTGGATGTTAGTTAAGGACGAATCAAGCTTGAGTTTTGTATCAACTAAAAATCAGCATATCAGTGAGGTTCAACAATTCAGGACACTTAACGCCGAGTTTGGTCCTGAAGGAAAATTACAAGTTGAAATTGAACTAGGTAGCATCGACTCAGGTATCGAAATCCGCGATACACGGATGCGCGAGAAACTTTTTTTAGTAGACAAATTTCCCACAGCTAAATTAACGGCGCAACTACCTGATAGCGTTTTAACTCTTGCAAAGGGTAATTCAGTATTAGTGACACTTCCAGCAGAGTTAAGTATTATGGGTATTAGCAAAACGATTAGCGCGACAGTGCAAGTTACACGCAAAGCCGATGATGGCATAGTCGCTACCAGTACTCAGCCAATCTTAATATCGGCTACAGATTTTGGTTTGACATCTGGAATTGAAATATTGCAAACGTTAGCAGGGTTAAGTGGTATTGGTCTAACCGTACCAGTTAACTTTAACTTGGTTTTTTTGGCCCACTAA
- the cysQ gene encoding 3'(2'),5'-bisphosphate nucleotidase CysQ, producing MPTENAQQLFDIAKKTAVKAGKVVLEIYDSGDFTSFQKDDDSPVTTADYRANEVIMDMLRKETPDIPIMSEETEISSLELRKTWTRYWLIDPIDGTQEFIARSGDFAVNIALIENNVPIMGVIYWPTGETLYSALKGHGAFKECPVENKQIYVRSLEAPNEDPLIIAISRRQPREKVISSLSEDRIYQTLPAGSCSLKACFIAEGKADVFLRFGVTGEWDTGASQCIVVEAGGKILAHDFAPLSYNSRTSVINPDFFIMGDQNVDWQNIVKCEFGNDNQPV from the coding sequence AGTGGTGATTTTACTAGTTTTCAAAAAGATGACGACTCGCCTGTCACTACCGCTGACTACAGAGCCAACGAAGTCATTATGGATATGTTGAGAAAGGAAACGCCAGACATTCCTATCATGTCTGAAGAGACAGAAATTAGCTCACTAGAATTACGCAAAACTTGGACCCGTTATTGGCTTATTGACCCCATTGATGGAACTCAAGAATTTATCGCTCGCAGTGGTGATTTTGCAGTTAATATTGCACTGATAGAAAACAACGTACCTATTATGGGCGTCATTTACTGGCCCACTGGCGAAACCTTGTATTCTGCGCTGAAAGGTCATGGCGCATTTAAAGAATGCCCTGTAGAGAATAAACAAATTTATGTCCGCAGTTTAGAGGCACCTAACGAAGATCCTCTGATTATTGCTATTAGTCGCAGACAACCTCGCGAGAAAGTCATCTCTAGTCTCAGTGAAGACCGTATTTATCAAACCTTACCTGCGGGCAGTTGTTCTCTTAAAGCCTGTTTTATTGCTGAGGGTAAAGCAGATGTTTTTTTACGATTTGGCGTAACGGGAGAATGGGATACAGGTGCATCTCAATGTATAGTGGTCGAAGCGGGAGGCAAAATATTGGCACATGATTTTGCCCCTTTAAGTTACAACTCGCGTACCAGTGTTATAAACCCTGATTTTTTTATTATGGGCGACCAGAATGTCGATTGGCAGAACATCGTTAAATGTGAATTTGGGAACGACAATCAACCCGTATAG